In the genome of Tannockella kyphosi, one region contains:
- a CDS encoding ABC transporter substrate-binding protein, giving the protein MKKLLKVCLAFSMCLAVAGCSEDDADSDMLTIGVLQLAEHSALDASYEGFVDGLAAAGYVDGENINIVFENAQGDSSNCVTIADKLVNDGSDLIYAIATTSAQAVASATTDIPIVVSAITDPESAGLVESNELSGTNVCGASDLGPIEAQLELLLDIVPDAETIAIMYCSSEDNSIYQAEIAQEILEGLGVNVEIATVSDSSTIQQVTESLVGKVDGIYIPTDNLLAEYMSSVALVANENGIPTVVGEGGMVTAGGLASIALDYYELGVLAGEQAALILNGESVPSEMSIVYLDAESCELQFNQDVIDQLGITIDESLLEGATIVTTE; this is encoded by the coding sequence ATGAAAAAATTATTAAAAGTATGTCTTGCATTTTCTATGTGTCTAGCTGTTGCTGGATGTAGTGAAGATGATGCCGATAGTGACATGTTAACTATTGGAGTTTTACAATTAGCTGAACATAGTGCATTAGATGCATCTTATGAAGGTTTTGTGGATGGTTTAGCTGCTGCAGGTTATGTGGATGGTGAAAACATTAATATTGTATTTGAAAATGCACAAGGTGATAGTTCTAACTGTGTTACTATCGCTGATAAATTAGTAAATGATGGTAGTGATTTAATTTATGCAATTGCAACTACAAGCGCTCAAGCTGTTGCTAGTGCAACTACAGATATCCCTATTGTTGTTTCAGCAATTACAGATCCTGAAAGTGCTGGTTTAGTGGAATCAAATGAATTATCTGGTACAAATGTTTGTGGTGCTAGTGATTTAGGTCCAATTGAAGCACAATTAGAATTATTGTTAGATATTGTTCCAGATGCAGAAACTATTGCTATTATGTATTGTAGTTCAGAAGATAATTCTATTTATCAAGCTGAAATTGCACAAGAAATCTTAGAAGGTTTAGGTGTTAATGTTGAAATCGCTACTGTTTCTGATTCTAGTACTATTCAACAAGTTACTGAATCTTTAGTTGGTAAAGTAGATGGTATTTATATCCCTACTGATAACTTATTAGCTGAATATATGTCTTCTGTTGCTTTAGTAGCAAATGAAAATGGTATTCCTACAGTTGTTGGTGAAGGTGGTATGGTTACTGCTGGTGGTTTAGCTTCAATTGCTTTAGATTACTATGAATTAGGTGTTTTAGCTGGTGAACAAGCTGCTTTAATTTTAAATGGTGAATCTGTTCCTTCAGAAATGTCTATTGTATATTTAGATGCAGAAAGCTGTGAATTACAATTCAATCAAGATGTTATTGATCAGTTAGGAATTACTATTGATGAATCTTTATTAGAAGGTGCAACAATTGTAACTACTGAATAA
- a CDS encoding ZIP family metal transporter, whose product MNGLDHLYIYSPLLFVFLAATFNWLMTFLGASLICFVKTESKKLVSIALGSSAGIMIAASFFSLLLPAKERLEGLNTFYLLIIPIGFLCGVLFLKVTDFFFPHEHALIHEQEEKYLKNKVLMFAMTLHNIPEGLAVGVAFAGVVNNNYLPALILSIGIGIQNFPEGTAVALPMHQCGRSKKSSIMYGQFSGLVEIPSAILGFLFASFLDGLLPFALSFAAGAMVFVCVQELIPEASNASKKDLGSFAFVIGFIVMMSLDILLS is encoded by the coding sequence ACTGGTTAATGACATTTCTAGGAGCAAGTCTAATTTGTTTTGTAAAAACAGAAAGCAAAAAACTAGTAAGTATTGCTTTAGGTAGCTCCGCTGGTATTATGATTGCTGCATCTTTTTTTTCATTATTACTTCCTGCAAAAGAGCGTTTAGAAGGCTTAAATACCTTCTATTTACTAATTATTCCAATTGGGTTTTTATGTGGTGTGTTGTTTTTAAAAGTCACCGACTTCTTTTTTCCTCACGAACATGCCCTAATTCATGAACAGGAAGAAAAATATTTAAAAAATAAAGTACTGATGTTTGCAATGACATTGCATAATATTCCCGAAGGTTTAGCTGTTGGAGTAGCTTTTGCAGGTGTTGTAAATAACAACTATTTACCAGCATTAATTTTATCGATAGGGATTGGGATTCAAAATTTTCCTGAAGGCACCGCTGTTGCACTACCAATGCATCAGTGTGGAAGAAGTAAAAAGAGTTCCATTATGTATGGTCAGTTTTCTGGATTAGTAGAAATCCCTAGTGCTATCTTAGGATTTTTATTTGCTTCTTTTTTAGATGGTTTATTACCTTTTGCATTATCTTTTGCTGCTGGAGCAATGGTTTTTGTATGTGTTCAAGAATTAATTCCAGAAGCAAGTAATGCTTCCAAAAAAGATTTAGGATCATTTGCTTTTGTTATTGGTTTTATTGTAATGATGTCTTTAGATATACTCTTATCTTGA